The nucleotide window caagtgctcaataaataggactattGATTGGGGAAACCTGAATGAAAAGAGCTCTGAACGAGTGGAAGACGGTcaagattatttttctgaaaatccCAAGTGGGTTACGCCTGACCTCATCCCAGCGACCTGGGAGtgtttaaataataaaaataaaagttgCCTTAATGTTTCCTATCAATGTACCCAGATGCACCTTTCATCCATatgtgattcattgattgatggatccaaGAGAGCAGGCTGGCCTaggtgatagagcacaggcctgtgagtcagaaggaccctggttctaatcccggctccgccacttgtctgccgtgtgaccttgggcaagtcgcttcacttctctatgcctcagttgcctcatctgtaaaagggggataaagaatttgagccccacgtgggacagggactgtgtccaaagcgattactctgtatctaccccaatgcctagaacattgcttggcatgtagtaagtgcttaacagacaccattattatcCAAGAATTGGTTCCAGTTCTTCCTGAGTCTCCTGGTATCTTGGGCTCGCCAACTTCCCGTGGTAAGGAATTCCATACCATTTTCTACCTGCTGTAGGAAGTCTTTGGTTTTGAGGTTGGCGAGTCCCAAGGGCAGCTGGGGGACCCGCCGCTGGCGTGGCCCCTTGGGAAGCAGCCCCGGCTCACGCCCCTCTCTGCCTCGGCTAGGTGTTCTCCATCGTGGTCTTTGGCTCCATCGTGAACGAGGGCTACTTGAACCACGCCTCCGAGAAAGAGGAGTTCTGCATCTACAACCGCAACCCCGACGCCTGTAACTACGGGGTCACGGTGGGCGTCCTCTCCTTCCTCAGCTGCGTGGCGTACCTAGCACTGGACATCTACTTCCCCCAGATCAGCAGCGTCAAGGACCGCAAGAAGGCCGTGATCTCCGACATCGGGGTCTCGGGTGAGTCAGCTgggcccctcttctcctcttttcttttttggtaTGGTCATCGTGGTAATCggatttgttaaagcgcttactatgtgccagcactgtactaagcactcttatcaccttgccccctcctacctcacctcgtttctctccttctacaacccagcccgcccacttagctcctctggtgctaaccttctcgctgtgcccccatctcatctatctcacgacctgcctctggcctgaaacacccctcccttcccaaatcctacagacaatgactcttccccccccccttcaaagcctcattgaaggcgcatctcttccaagaagccttcccagactaacccccattttttctcatctcccattcccttccacgtcaccctgacttgctcccttttctctcccccacagcacttatgatccatatctgtaattccatttactGTACCGATGTcttgcttatttgtattgatgtctcccccacccccagaccgtaagctcattgtgggcagggattgtcactgtttattgttgtagtgcactttcccaagtgcttagcacacagtaagcacttaatatcatcatcaatcgtatttattgagcgcttactatgtgcagagcactgtactaagcgcttgggaagtgcaaattggcaacatagagagacagtccctacccaacagtgggctcacagtctaaaagggggagacagagaacaagaccaaacatactaacaaaataaaataaatagaatagacacgtacaaataaataaatataatacgattgaatgaatgaatgctctgcacacagtaagtgcccaataaatatgactgaatgaatgaaagctatatcgtactcttagttcagtgctgcgcacatagtaagtgctcagtatatatgattgactaCCATCTTtaatttatcattaataaatgctatcattattatctgagggaggcccaggcctggcttctctggcccctcctctcctccctgctcttctcCTAACCCTGCTTAGCGACAGCTCCAACTGGATGGGCTGgtcgggaggggtggggaggggcagctgagaccagcccggcccccacccccccagatcAGGGTGGAGTGGGTAGACGCCTCCATGATGCAGGCACCACCCCCAGTCAAAGAGCCTTGTGCTTGCTCTAAAGCAGAGGCCAGTTTGGttctgtcagtcagtccgtcgtatttattgagcacttactctgtgcagagcactgtactaagcacttgggagagcacaataccacattagagaagcagcgtggctcagtgggaaagagcccgggctttggagtcagaggtcatgggttcaaatcccggccccgccacttgtcagctgtgtgactttgggcaagtcacttcatttctctgggcctcagttccctcgcctgtaaaatgaggatgaagactatgggccccacatgggacaacctcatcactttgtatccccccagcgcttagaacagtgctttgcacatagtaagcgcttaaataaatgccatcatcatcattaaacagacccattccctggccacaacgagcttacagtttagagggggggagacagacaatactataaataaataaatgacacatgtggacataagtgaagcagagaagcatagagaagcagcgtggctcagtggaaagagcacgggcctggagtcaagaggtcatgggtcgaatcctggctccaccatatgcctgctgtgtgaccttgggcaagtcacttactcaatcatatttattgggcgcttactgtgtgcagagcactgtactaagcgtttgggaagtccatgttggcaacatatagagacagtccctactcaacagtgggcgctcagtctagaagggggagacagagaacaaaaccaaacatattaacaaaataaaataaatagaatagatatgtacaagtaaaataaatagagtaataaatatgtacaaacatatatacatatatactgtgctgtggggaagggaaggaggtaaggcggtggggatggagagggggacgagggggagaggaaggagggggctcagtctgggaaggcctcctggaggaggtgagctctcagtagggccttgaagggaggaggagagctagcttggcggatatggggagggagggcattccaggccagggggccttaacttctctgagcctcagttacctcatctgtaaaatggggattaagactgtgagccccacgtgggacaacttgatcaccttgtatccccccagtgcctagaacagtgcttttgcacatagtaagcgcttaacagatgccatcattattattattattataagtgctttggggctgggaggggagatgaatgaagggggcaagtcagggcgacgcagaagggtgtgggagaataggaaaggaggagatgggcctttaatagtTGGGTTCTGGTTGAGCTCTCTGGATTAATTAGTGTAGCTctgtactatactaaacactaaggAGTGTATCTTAGAGTTAGTAGCcgtgacccctgtcctcaaggagctagaATTCTGGAGAGTGAGTGTTTCCTGCATTTGTGTGGATAGACAATCTGTTTTATTATTTGGAGCAAtcaaaataataaaaactgtggaacagtatggcctaatggaaatgggttctaatcctggcttcgccccttgtctgctgtatgaccttgggcaagtcatttcatttttctgtacctgttacctcacctgcaaaatggagatcaagactgtgaacctcatgtgggacagggactgtgtccaacccaatttgctttgtgtccaccccagcgtttagtatagtgcctggcaaacagtaaacgcttaacaaatatcattattatcattatattataatcatTTACAATAGTATAAGTGATAATCTATCATTATAATAGTTAactatatattaattattattatagttaataataataatgggaagagcctaggcatgggagtcaagaggacctgggttctgtgtgaccttgggcaaatcactttactttttgttcctcagtttcctcattggtaaaatggagattcagtgcctgttctccctttttagattgtgattTCTCCTCAttatccttctctcccactcctcacTCTTCCAGCTCTGTCCTCGGGATTGGCACTCTGCCCTAGTGAATCAGAGCAGTGGGAGAGAGACCCCAGGAGAGTCCAGGGCAagtagggggtgggagagagggaagaaggggaaggaaggaagaaaggaaagaaaggaaaggttgGGAGGGGTTGAGGATGTTTCTCAGTTTCACAGTGAACTGGGAGAAGGGCAGTGAGAGACTCCCGTGGGAAAGCCTGTCTCCTGCACCTTAAtattaatagttataataattgtggtatttatgtgctatgtaccaggcactgtactaagcgctggggtagatacaagcaaatcagtttggacacaagctctgtcccacatggggatcacagtcttcatccccattttacagatgaggtaactgaggaccagagaagtgaagtgatttgcccaatgtcacactgtagacaaggggcggagctgggattagaacccgggtccttctgacacccaggcccgggctctatcccctaggccacactgcttctttcgtCCGAGAGGCCTCAGGAAGGGCCGCCAACCCCTCGGCTCCGACCCAGagctcttccttttcttcaagaAGGGACAGGGCAGGATGGGATCGGAGAGTGGCTGCCTCTGGAGTTGTTCCTTGCTCTGATCTCCTCTTGGACTCCTGAGGCTATtttatattgttccctcccaagcatgtagtacagtgctgcgggcacactaagcactcaaaaaataccatggtgACTAGGTGGGGTTGTGTTGGGGTGggtacccagtgtttagaacagtgctttgcacatagtaagcgcttaataaatgccatcgttattattattggatcctGCTGGGAAACCTGCAAAGCAGTGTGGGGTGAAGAAATGCAAGGGGCCTGCCGATTTAccacatctctctccttctctcctctgtgtCTTTGGTTGTACCTCTGCCTCCGTCTCTTCTCGTCTCCCCcacgtttctctgtgcctccggttgtgttttcccccccttccttttccctcccgtgTCTGCTCCCGTGCCTGCGTTTTTCTGTCGCCTCACGGCCCTCTGTCTGTCGCTTACCCCCCCGCTGGGCTCCGGTCTCCCTTTCCTGGGGCTCCCTCCTCAGCCCTGTGGGCGTTTCTCTGGTTCGTCGGCTTCTGCTTCCTAGCCAACCAGTGGCAGGTCTCCAAGCCCGAAGACAACCCTCTGAACGAGGGGACGGACGCCGCCCGGGCCGCCAtcgccttctccttcttctccatcttcacctgGGTGAgtctctctgcctgcctgccggCCGGGCGGGCTGCCCCGTCCCTTTCCGGGACACGGAGGACATCGAGGTGGGGGGAGTCGGGCCGGGACCCCGCCCAGCCACGGACACACTCGCCctggctctgtgcctcaatttcgtcCACCGCAAGCCGAATGAATTGAGGTCGTTGTGCATTTTCACCGCCGTTTTCACCATCCCCTCCCACCATTTTGACCAAGAGCTTTCTGAGGAGGCAGCGCTGGTAGTCTCTGCCCTCTGAgggcttttcaagcgcttagtacagtgctctgcacacagtaagcgctcaataaatacgattgattgatttccagtctGAGGAttaccttttttctttttatggtatgtgttaagcgcttactatgtgccaggcactgtactaagtgccgggctcGATCtaagacgatcaggttggacacagtccttgtcccacatggggctcacagtcttaatccccattttacagatgaggcccagagaagttaagtcacccagtagacaagtggcggagctgggataagaacctaggtccatctggctcccagacctgggctccacCCACTCGGGTCGCACTCCTTCTCAAGAAGTGGTGGGaggatggctaataataataataataataataataataataatagcatttattaagtgcttactatgtgccaggcactgtactaaatgccaggctcGATCTAAgacgatcgggttggacacagtccttgtcccacatggagctcacagtcttaatccccattttacagatgaggcaccgagaagtgaagtgacttgtccaaagtcacccagcagacaattggcggaggtgggattagaacctaggtccatccggctcccagacccgggctccatccactagggccacactccttctcaagaagcagagggaggatggccaataataataataataatgatagcatttattaagcgcttactatgtgccaggcactgtactaagtgccaggctcgatctaagacgatcaggttggacacagtccttgtcccacatggggctcacagtcttaatccccattttacagatgaggcaccgagaagtgaagtgacctgtccacagtcacccagcagacaagtggtggagctgggattagaacctaggtccatctggctcccagacccgggctccatccactagggccGCACTCCTTCTCAAGAAGCGGAGGGaaaatggctaataataataataatagtgatagcatttattaagcgcttactatgtgcaaagcactgttctaagggctggggaggttacgaggtgatcaggttgtcccagtgggggctcacagtcttaatccccattttacagatgaggtaactgagaagttaagtgacgtgcccaaagtcacacagctggcaattggcggagttgggatttgaacccgtgacctctgactccaaagcccgtgctctctccactgagccacgctgcttctcctatccgaGCCCCTCGATTTTTCAGACTGTCCAACTCCGGCCCCTCCTgcctctttgggttttttttaacatggCTAAGCTCTGGcccgggggatgggaaggaatcCAGCTGCTGGAATGTTCCAGAAACGGGGGTCAGACGGGAGAGCGATGTGGACATCGCCGGATGGCCAGCGAAGAGTGGGGGGAAAGGGCGTCCATCcgcttccccctctagcctgcagTCCTGCCTATTGCAAGAGGGCCAGCGCCTTGGGCAGAGCCGGGGAGGGCAGAGCGTGTGCCGCCACAGAGAAGAGAGTCTGGGGAGGCGAGGCGGAGGTGGAAACCCCTCCTGCAGCTCTCCCCTCCGGCTCCAGCCGGGATCTGGGGActattcggagaagcagcgtggctcagtggaaggagcccgggctttggaggcagaggtcatgggttcaaatcccggccctgccaaccatcagctgtgtgactttgggcaagtcacttcactcctctgggccttagttacctcatctgtaaaatgaggattaaaaccgtgagccccccgtgggacaacctgatcaccttgtaacctccccagtgcttagaacagtgctttgcacatagtaagcgcttagcaaataccatcattattattatcattacctatgAGTGTTAGCTTAGGTCAGTCAGCAGAGACCCAGTCTGGGAATTGTGGGAGGAGGGCGGGCaggccccccccttttttttaatgtcatttattaggcacttactatgtgcaaaacactattctaagcgctggggaggttaccaggtgatcaggttgccccacggggggctcccagtcttaatccccattttccaggtgacgtaactgaggcccagagaagtgaagtgacttgcccaaagtcacccagctgacaattggcggagccgggatttgagcccgtgacctctgactccaaagcccgggctctttccactgagccacgctgcttctctaaagtgcttCTCCCTTGCCTTTCCTTGGTGAAAAGccacctgggccctctctcccttcttccgcTGACATGTCTTTCCACTTCCTGCCAGGGTACTAAGGTTGGGGCAGGGATCTGTTTCTCTGTTCCTCTCCACCTCTTGATTCCCTGCCCTacccctgtctgtctgtctgtctgtctgtctgtctgtctgtctgtctgtctgtctctctctctctctctctctctctctctctctctcacactcacacacacacacacacacacacacacacacacaaaatcactctctgtctttctccccccttctctctctcccccgcccccgatACCTCCTAGCCCTAATGAAACCAGTCTGAAATCCCCGCAGAGACTCCGTGGCTTCCCACAGCTTTTTGGAGGACCAGGAAAGGGTGGCCGTCCCAGGGTGATGTGGCATGCAGTGAGCAAGAGAGTGGGCTGGTGACTGGCAGGGGGGCTTCGGAAGGAGCCCCCTCAGGTCGGGGACGGGGCGGAGGAACCAGTGGGGAGATCACCTAGAGCAAACTGAGtgcaggggaggcagaggggaaacctCAGAAGAGGATAGCCGGGGCCCCTCTGGCCTCAGTGGGATGGATGTTTCCTCTTTGGGAAGAAGCCCCCCACACCCGGCTGCTCCCCCGGGTCGAGCTTGCAGGGAGAATTGAGCTGACCTCTTGCCCCGCCCCtcactcctgctctctccctacaGAGCTTCCTGGCGATCCTGGCCTTCCGGAGACTCCAGGATCTtacctttcaggaggaatacagcatgctcttccccagcccccctccaccTAGACCGTAGcggcctctccctcagccccggtgggcaggaaggagggcgTGGGGGACCCCCCGCAGGGTCATACCTCTCTAGCCTGGGGTGGGGGCAAGGAGGGCAGGATCCAGAAGGAGCCCAGATGCACCCCAAGGTGCCCCCAGGATTGATGAGGGGAGCAGAGAAGAAACCCACCTGTCCCAAAATCTGGATCCAGTGAGCAGCCTGCTGGTGTGGAATGAATTTTATTCGCTCCTGGGAGGCGAGGTGCCTActttctgctcctcctttcccctccctcttccccccccaacTCACTAACCCAGCACTAACTCCACAATGCCTTTCCCCCGTGCAGCTCACTCACCCTCTGGGGGGCTGGgcaggaagaataataatgattttggtacttgttgagcgccaagcacttactatgtgccaagtactgttgtaagcactggggtagatacaaggtaatcgggtgggacacagtccctgtcccacacggggctgacggtctgatccccattttacaggtgaggtcagagaagttaatcaacttgcccaaagtcacccagcagacatggggcagagctgggattagaacccacgttctctgactcccaagccggcgttctttccactgggccacgccgcttgagggctgaggggatggggtcGGGAGAGAGGGTAAGATTATTCCCTCTCAGTCTCCAAgcttcccctccatctctccttctagccAAAGCCTCTTACCCTGGTGGGCTCTGGCCAAGCCCCCTCAAATGTGGGTGATCCGagtgggagccccctccccacctcaggtGCTTCCCGGCATTCCCTTGGCTCCGTTTGGGAtagacctcccttccctccacgcCCCAGGCAGAGGAGACCTTATCAGTGATGGCCAGAACTAGTCCGCGCCCCAACAGGCCTAGAATTCTTagtcatccgtatttattgagcgcttgctgttggCAGAGAaccgtgctaagtgttggggagagtaggAGAGAACACTGTAACAGACGCATTCTAGAATTCTTAGTGGGGCTGGGACCTCCAGAGGTcacctagtcatcatcatcatcatcatcaatcgtatttattgagcgcttactatgtgcagagcactgtactaagcgcttgggaagtacaaattggcaacatatagggacagtccctaccccacagtgggctcacagtctgaaagggggagacagaaaacaaagccaaatatactaacaaaataaaataaatagaatagctatgtacaagtaaaatagagtaagaaatatgtacaaacatatatacatatatacagtcaatcCTGCTGTCTCCAGACAGTGccgcactttaaagcactccagatGGTAGAGCTCACAAAACCTCTTGTCGTCTTGCAAGCTTCCATCCGGTGGTCATGGGCAGTTGATGCCCTGAGCTCTGGCCTGCCCAGGGCTGCTCTTTGCCCTCTCCGTAGGCCTCTCCAGGAAGGGACGGTCCCCAGCCTGCCCGTAGTCAggggccaccctccctcccctccttccatctGTCAGTGCTTCCGTCCTGGTGAGTGAACGTTCAGGGACTCCAGGCTCGTCTGCCCCTCTGACTCTTCCCATGTTTCGTGTCGGGGAAGGGGACCTGGACGCAGGCGGTGCCAAGCCATTACCCGTTTGCACTCTGGGCGCTAATTCTGCACCGTGGTGTGTCATGCCCTCTAACCTCTAATGGTGACTAACCCGGTTCCTGTCTGTGTCTCCCCCCGCCATCCTTCTGCCGCCATCGCCCCCTCCTCGTGTGTTTCCTTTGGCTTCTTCCTCCCCCGCTCCGGCTCCCCACCCACCTGCCCGGCTGcccgccctccccttcctccaggtGGGCCAGGCATTCCTGGCGTTCCAGCGGTACCGGATCGGCGCCGactcagccctcttctcccaAGACTACACGGACCCTAGTCAGGACGCCAGCGGGCCTTACGCACCCTACGCCAGCGAGCCAGAAGTGGGGCCCGCCGGCGGCGGCTCTTACCAGCAACCCGCCGACGCCTTCGATGCCGAGACCCAGGGCTACCAGGCGCAGGGGTACtgagacggggggcggggggagacgacctctctccactctcccccatccctccgagCGAGGGACAATTGGGGTGTCCACAGGCAAGAGCCCCAGTCTTCCCCCCCAGCTGTttgcattgatttatttattattagaacatATATTCTCCCCGATTACCCCCTTAGGTGAAACGGTTTTGCCGGGTGTGACTCTGAGGGGAGGGGCTCCCTTCTTGGACCCTGGGTTCCCCGCAGACCGGCAGGGAGCACATGGGGttcgggggatggggggaggcagcGGGAACGACCCCAAGAAGAAGGCCGTAGTTGGGGAGAAAATGTCCTCGCAGGCTCAGCCCGTGGGGTCAGAGgtgggcaaggggagggagggcttgggcctgtgggaggggcgggggagaggggaattaGAAGCGGCAGTGAGAGGCTGGTCCAGGAGAGATTAGAGGAGGGTGGGACAGACCCACCTCCTGCCCCGGGCTGGAGTTTGGGGTGGGTGTAGAGTGTGTTTGACGGTGGGCAAGTGGGGCCGCCTGAGGCGAAGAGGTGGAAGGGAGCGATAACGAAAGCAGAGGATCCCTCCAGGCCGCTGAGGTGAGACATTCCCCCGTGGGTGGGCAGGCCACATTCCCTCCTTTTCTGCTTCCGGCTCTAACGCTGTTGTGGTCTGGCACGCGCCCTGCATCCTTACGTTCATTAAATTCCTACCAAAGGGTGGCTCTTCCCACCATGCCACCTTCTGGAAGGAccccataataaaaatgatggtattaagcgcttactatgtgcaaagcactgttctaagcactggatgagggGGCGGGGAGCAGCGTGCCTCCTCTAGGGCTAATCAAccctcacccccatctctccctgactCGGTCGGATTGGTTCATCTCCCCCAAGACGCCGGCTTCCCGAGGAGGCTGCCGCGATCACTGTGGCCGGTTGCCGGATCCCTGCTTGGGGGTCAGTGTGAGGGGGCCGTGGGTGAGGCTGTCCCAGCTGACCTGCTCTGGCCAATCCCACCTCCTGCTGGAAGGGGGCCGATCCCGACCCGTATCCCCCTTCTCCCAACCCAGGGCCCCAAGGGGCAAAGAAAAAATCTCTTCTTTATGGCTAGCAGAAATCTCGTTGGACTGGCCAGGCCCTGTGCCCACCAAGAGCCTTGTGGACCCCcaccgtccccttctccccctgtccGCCCTCCAGGACGGGAGTCCTTCACCGGCCTTGGTTTTGTAGGATGTCGGGGGCCAGTCCCACGTCGGGTCAGAACGATCCCTCGACCACCACCTTCCGGTAGCCTGGTCTACACCTTACCAGTGGCCTGGAAGTGGCCCGGGCCTTTGGGACTTCCATCTGTAGCAAACTTGTTTCCTCTTTCCTGCCACATTCCAacattctccctctgactctttccTTGTCCCCACCCGGAGACCTGCAGTCAGAGGTGTCGAGCGTGTCTGTGAATTCCGTGGTCTCCACAGACACCTCCTAAGAAATAGCTGATTTCTGCCACCTCCTTGTTCCCGTCCATGGCCCCTGgagtctcctccccctcctacctctccccccttcttcttcctttctccccctgcctcctctttctcactgtctccctttatccctccctgtctttctctccctctccctccctctctatctctccttaGCCCTGCCACTTCAGTGGTGCTGTCTTGTGGATGGGCAGCGATGGGAACGTACTACCGTGCCATCTTTCCTGTAGCAGAGCTGTTGTCCCTCTGAGATGCGGGGCAATTTCAGTGTAGTGCCGTCTTGTGTATGGGCAGTGAtgggtgggaggggaatgaaCCACCGTGCCATCTTTCCTGTAGCAGAGCTGTGTCCCTCTGAGATTTGGGGCAATTTCAGTGTTAGTCTAAGGGGCCTGGAGCAAGAGGGTATAGGCGAGGGGGGTCTGAAGACCCCTacctgccctttccttcctcccaccgTTCCCCCAAAGCTCTCCTGGGCCAGCCCTCTCTCTGCTCGTGCCGCTCACCCAGAGAAATGGCAGGGTGAGAGCGAATTGACTAGAATCTCCTGATCACCAGCCCACATCCGTGCTGTATCCCTTGAGTAGAAGGTAGATGCCTCGTTTTCCCCTCGTTGGACTTCCCAATCCCCCCGTCGGTATGCCCCGGTTCCCCGACCCCTGCCGCCCCTCTCCCTGACAGTCTTCTCCCAGATCCTGTTTCTTCCCGCGGGCCCTGCTGTGAGGAGGCTGGAGGTGGAGAATCCCTGgacgtgggggtggagggagggtgttgagGGGGTGTTGAAGGATCAGTGGCTCTGCCTGGCTGCCCAGCCTAGCTCTATCCCATCCTAGCTCCAAATCTGGGTGCCCCCTTCCACTCCGCAGCATTACTGCCTGTGTatagtataaatatatattttctaTATATAAGATGTACGATATAAGTCTATACAAATATCTATATATGACGTGTGTGTATGGTGAAGGATGTTCAGTTCCTTTTGGGTGCTGTTGACTCTGCACCTGATCTTCCCCAGTGGGCGCgggtctctttctctccttcccccccacccgtctcttccccatctcccctcgcccccatcctTGGCCGTCCAGTCCGGTTTATCGAGTGAATTGAAATGACCACACACCCCCCATCTCGTGTTTCCGGCGTTCTGTATCTCTGTGGTGAACCAAGTGAAAGTGGTAACTACTGGTGACTTGTCAATAAAGTGAAAACATGTAAAGCCCAGGGACGGTCCCCAGCCCGTCTGATTTCTTGAATCTGCCGTCGCCCTCGTCGCCGAAGCGTAGGGGCCATTTGAGGAAACCAGAagggcctggggagaggggtCGGTCAggatagtacttcccaagcgcttagtacatgctctgcacacaggaagcactcaataaatacgattgattgattgatagccagctGGGCTTGGGCTAGCGGCAGAACTAAGTCCCCAAACCCGGATGAActctccagccccctc belongs to Tachyglossus aculeatus isolate mTacAcu1 chromosome 14, mTacAcu1.pri, whole genome shotgun sequence and includes:
- the SYNGR1 gene encoding synaptogyrin-1 isoform X2, with the translated sequence MEGGGAYGAGKAGGAFDPHTFIRQPHTALRLLSWVFSIVVFGSIVNEGYLNHASEKEEFCIYNRNPDACNYGVTVGVLSFLSCVAYLALDIYFPQISSVKDRKKAVISDIGVSALWAFLWFVGFCFLANQWQVSKPEDNPLNEGTDAARAAIAFSFFSIFTWSFLAILAFRRLQDLTFQEEYSMLFPSPPPPRP
- the SYNGR1 gene encoding synaptogyrin-1 isoform X1, which translates into the protein MEGGGAYGAGKAGGAFDPHTFIRQPHTALRLLSWVFSIVVFGSIVNEGYLNHASEKEEFCIYNRNPDACNYGVTVGVLSFLSCVAYLALDIYFPQISSVKDRKKAVISDIGVSALWAFLWFVGFCFLANQWQVSKPEDNPLNEGTDAARAAIAFSFFSIFTWVGQAFLAFQRYRIGADSALFSQDYTDPSQDASGPYAPYASEPEVGPAGGGSYQQPADAFDAETQGYQAQGY